The following are encoded together in the Proteiniphilum saccharofermentans genome:
- a CDS encoding S9 family peptidase, which produces MKRYSFFYIIGGLLLVISAKAQQPLMPDKIYSFDPIPVQRPVMLDSTNLDKSTFSDEKLLAYPVSFPAQERFTTELTPDTAGFFNLTKPQQGEALQLFSFFVTGDRYGKGKLTITSPNPLELWIDNVKRATKTQVNDSLHQSGSVDTNLNGPANNVRIVIKMLTSAEYKADPAVKIELKPDEKDSLLVYTFNNIDNRRINIKDILEGKRVNSSSVSPSGRFVLLSLRETLSGGNSRSYTEIYDAKQKRMILSEPGGRAQLNWMPKSDMLYYVADDNSGRTLYTLDPLTAETKIIAEGLPKENFHMAPDEQSVFFSTKESITISNPGGLKRLLGIDDRLPGYRDRYFLYRHFFNTGLTQQLTFGRQTASLNDVTGDVKRLLFSTSEEYLLERPFRRSSLYMLDLETMEVDTIWKNETYAYSAQFSPDGKQLLIHGAPEAFGGIGLNIKEGQVANSYDTQSFIMNLATRQVEPVTKNFDPTISAQEWNAQDGYIYYRVEEGDRANMYRYDPRRKKFDKLPLKEDVIRSFNIAENAAWATYTGVSTSNSNRSYLLNLKTMESTLISDPYAERLNKLELGEVKDWQFTSSFGDVIEGRYYLPPNFDPKKKYPLIVYYYGGTSPTSRTFESTYPLHVYAAQDYVVYTLQPSGTTGYGQEFSARHVNAWGDQTAEEIIEGTKAFVASHPFVDGTKIGNIGASYGGFMTQYLITRTDLFSASVSHAGISNITSYWGEGYWGYSYSAGASAGSYPWNNPDLYVKQSPLFSADKVNTPLLLLHGTADTNVPIGESIQMYNALKLLGKEAEFIQVEGENHAIYDYDKRIAWNNAIYAWFAKWLKEDSRWWDSMFPDN; this is translated from the coding sequence ATGAAACGATATTCTTTTTTTTACATCATTGGCGGGTTACTGCTGGTAATAAGCGCAAAGGCGCAGCAGCCGCTGATGCCGGACAAGATCTATTCTTTCGATCCGATTCCGGTACAGAGGCCGGTAATGCTGGATAGTACAAACCTCGACAAATCCACCTTTTCGGATGAAAAGCTACTCGCCTATCCGGTCTCCTTTCCGGCACAGGAACGGTTTACCACAGAGCTGACTCCGGATACGGCCGGATTTTTCAACCTGACAAAACCACAACAGGGAGAAGCATTGCAACTATTCTCTTTCTTTGTCACCGGTGACCGCTATGGTAAAGGGAAACTCACCATAACATCGCCCAACCCGCTGGAATTGTGGATCGATAATGTGAAACGGGCAACCAAAACACAGGTAAACGATAGCCTGCACCAGTCGGGATCAGTAGATACGAACCTGAACGGGCCGGCGAACAATGTGCGTATTGTCATTAAGATGCTCACCTCGGCAGAATATAAGGCAGATCCCGCTGTGAAGATCGAACTGAAACCTGACGAGAAAGATTCCCTGCTCGTCTATACATTTAATAACATAGACAACCGAAGGATCAATATCAAAGATATCCTTGAAGGAAAAAGGGTGAATAGCTCTTCAGTTTCACCCAGTGGACGATTCGTGCTGCTAAGCCTGCGGGAGACGTTGTCCGGCGGGAATAGCCGGAGTTATACAGAGATATATGATGCCAAGCAGAAACGGATGATCCTTTCGGAACCGGGCGGCAGAGCACAACTGAATTGGATGCCAAAATCAGATATGCTCTATTATGTGGCCGATGACAACAGCGGACGGACACTCTACACACTGGATCCGCTCACAGCAGAAACTAAAATTATTGCCGAAGGATTACCGAAAGAGAATTTCCATATGGCGCCCGATGAACAATCGGTTTTCTTCTCCACAAAGGAAAGCATTACCATCAGTAATCCCGGGGGGTTGAAACGGCTGCTCGGGATCGACGACAGGCTGCCGGGTTACCGTGACCGCTATTTTTTATACCGGCATTTCTTCAATACGGGTCTCACCCAACAACTCACCTTCGGACGCCAAACCGCTTCACTCAATGATGTGACTGGCGATGTAAAGAGACTGCTCTTTTCCACTTCTGAAGAATATCTTCTGGAACGCCCTTTCCGCAGAAGTTCGCTCTATATGCTGGATTTGGAGACCATGGAGGTGGATACGATCTGGAAAAATGAAACGTACGCCTACTCCGCCCAGTTTTCACCCGACGGAAAACAACTGTTGATCCACGGTGCTCCCGAAGCATTCGGAGGTATCGGGCTTAATATCAAAGAGGGGCAGGTTGCCAACAGCTACGATACACAATCGTTTATCATGAATCTGGCTACCCGGCAGGTGGAACCGGTCACCAAAAACTTCGATCCTACCATTAGCGCACAGGAATGGAATGCGCAGGACGGATATATCTATTACCGCGTAGAAGAGGGTGACCGTGCAAATATGTACCGCTATGATCCGAGACGGAAAAAGTTCGACAAACTACCGCTCAAAGAGGATGTGATCCGCTCATTCAATATTGCCGAAAATGCCGCATGGGCGACTTATACAGGGGTAAGCACATCGAATTCGAACCGGAGTTACCTGCTGAACCTGAAGACGATGGAATCGACCCTGATATCCGATCCCTATGCGGAGCGGCTGAACAAGCTGGAATTAGGAGAAGTGAAAGACTGGCAATTCACCAGTTCTTTCGGCGATGTGATCGAAGGACGTTACTATCTGCCTCCTAATTTCGATCCGAAGAAAAAATATCCGCTGATCGTTTATTACTATGGCGGAACCAGCCCTACGTCACGAACATTTGAGAGCACTTATCCGTTACATGTCTACGCCGCGCAGGATTATGTGGTCTATACGCTGCAACCGAGCGGCACTACCGGCTACGGGCAGGAGTTCTCTGCCCGCCATGTGAATGCCTGGGGCGACCAGACTGCCGAGGAGATCATAGAAGGAACCAAAGCGTTCGTAGCCTCCCACCCTTTTGTGGACGGAACAAAGATCGGTAATATAGGTGCATCGTACGGCGGATTTATGACGCAGTACCTCATCACCAGGACCGACCTGTTTTCTGCTTCGGTATCGCATGCCGGGATCAGCAATATTACCAGTTACTGGGGTGAAGGATATTGGGGTTACTCTTACAGTGCAGGAGCAAGTGCAGGAAGTTATCCATGGAACAATCCCGACCTCTATGTAAAACAAAGCCCGCTCTTTTCTGCCGACAAGGTCAATACGCCGTTGCTGCTACTGCATGGAACAGCCGACACCAACGTGCCTATCGGTGAGAGCATCCAGATGTACAACGCCTTGAAACTGCTCGGCAAGGAGGCAGAATTTATCCAGGTGGAAGGTGAAAACCATGCTATCTATGATTATGACAAGCGGATTGCCTGGAATAACGCTATCTATGCCTGGTTCGCCAAATGGCTGAAAGAGGACTCCCGCTGGTGGGATTCGATGTTTCCTGACAATTGA
- the ispE gene encoding 4-(cytidine 5'-diphospho)-2-C-methyl-D-erythritol kinase, protein MICFPNAKINLGLHVVSRRKDGYHNLETIFYPIGLKDALEIVPVVETGAKKPAGVPEFTASTGSTADNKPSPGKYRFFQTGIPIEGAPENNLVIKSLHLIATEKKLPEIDIHLLKKIPSGAGLGGGSSDAAFMLRLLNETFDLGYSKEELMLRAARLGADCPFFILNRPAFATGTGDELEPIELDLSNYMLLLVKPDIMVSTKEAYAMITPRKPDLPLREIIRKPPETWRELLKNDFEPPVFKKFPEICRIRQKLYEMGAVYASMSGSGSSVFGLFEEEPDWRGAFAGHFVWNSDKVGR, encoded by the coding sequence ATGATCTGTTTTCCCAACGCAAAAATTAATTTAGGGCTCCACGTTGTTTCGCGCCGAAAAGACGGCTATCACAACCTGGAGACTATTTTTTATCCTATCGGGTTAAAAGATGCCCTGGAGATCGTCCCGGTAGTGGAGACCGGGGCGAAAAAGCCTGCCGGGGTTCCGGAATTTACCGCAAGCACAGGTTCGACGGCCGACAATAAACCTTCTCCCGGTAAGTACCGTTTTTTCCAGACTGGCATTCCGATCGAGGGAGCACCGGAAAATAACCTGGTGATCAAATCGCTGCACCTGATAGCCACTGAGAAAAAGCTGCCGGAAATAGATATTCACCTGCTCAAAAAGATTCCGTCCGGTGCTGGATTAGGCGGCGGTTCTTCGGACGCGGCATTTATGCTCAGGCTGCTCAACGAGACTTTCGACTTAGGGTATTCAAAAGAAGAACTGATGCTTCGTGCCGCCCGTTTGGGTGCTGATTGCCCCTTCTTCATCCTGAACAGGCCCGCTTTTGCTACAGGCACCGGCGACGAACTGGAACCCATAGAGTTAGACCTAAGCAACTATATGCTTTTACTTGTGAAGCCAGATATCATGGTCTCCACCAAAGAGGCTTACGCGATGATCACCCCGCGGAAACCGGATCTACCGCTGAGAGAGATTATCCGGAAACCGCCTGAAACATGGAGAGAGCTACTGAAAAATGATTTTGAACCTCCTGTTTTCAAAAAATTTCCCGAAATTTGCAGGATCAGGCAAAAACTTTATGAAATGGGGGCGGTATATGCTTCCATGAGCGGGTCGGGGTCGTCTGTCTTCGGCCTCTTTGAAGAGGAACCTGATTGGAGGGGAGCATTCGCCGGCCATTTCGTTTGGAACAGTGATAAGGTGGGAAGGTGA